A region of Reichenbachiella carrageenanivorans DNA encodes the following proteins:
- a CDS encoding tetratricopeptide repeat protein, translated as MWSKLLCIFLFLWGTAVRGAESIDAVEKAFANESYAQVVSLADSLLETATLHLPRLHQLRADSYYYLGDLEKSLESYFQAIHAGEQAEVRDDLLLTECYSHAGFCYREMGLYQQALPHYERSLQIAKSIGAAVETAEQYYNLGTLYQHFGDYENSIKLLDSAYQIDVARQDEVAIGFDLSLLSELKAQTGAYEEALFYAKESLALLKSRPGQCQFVGQ; from the coding sequence ATGTGGTCTAAACTACTGTGTATATTTCTGTTTTTGTGGGGTACGGCTGTACGTGGTGCAGAGTCGATAGATGCTGTCGAGAAAGCTTTTGCCAATGAAAGTTATGCACAGGTAGTCAGCCTTGCCGACTCCCTTTTAGAAACTGCCACACTACACTTGCCTAGGCTGCATCAGCTGCGAGCAGATTCTTATTATTATTTAGGTGATTTAGAAAAGTCGCTCGAAAGTTATTTTCAGGCCATACATGCGGGTGAGCAAGCCGAGGTAAGGGACGACTTACTACTTACCGAATGCTATAGTCATGCTGGGTTTTGCTATCGAGAGATGGGTTTGTATCAGCAGGCGCTTCCCCATTATGAGCGGTCGCTCCAGATAGCCAAAAGTATTGGGGCAGCAGTAGAGACTGCCGAGCAGTATTACAACTTGGGGACTCTATATCAGCATTTCGGGGATTATGAAAATTCTATAAAGCTATTGGATAGTGCTTACCAAATCGACGTGGCCAGACAGGATGAAGTGGCTATTGGGTTTGATCTGAGTTTGCTGAGCGAACTGAAGGCGCAGACGGGAGCTTATGAAGAGGCTCTTTTTTATGCTAAGGAGTCGCTGGCATTGCTTAAGTCCAGGCCAGGGCAATGCCAATTCGTTGGCCAATAG
- a CDS encoding response regulator transcription factor → MLRSRWHCLSPGQGNANSLANRTKLVGSLFLELGQLDSAGFYLGEAAKEYERVGDQWRLASCWLDQAEWSIKMEQLGDAEEYAEQAHEFFLRNDHSEYFISSNNMRAKVYGEMHLVGKALNILVENEIKCKELGLIKSLRQNYLLQSELLDKAGEKDRASDMKNKYQLLNDSIQKLDNNEQLNRLALQVKFDKLEQENQILTQRYVAKSADLESTIFKLNGLTIGAVILLMILGIVIYLVRKKMKHKYVQLEKEVETLRQQIKLLLEGDTSGVIVDLQKLNGCLTTPLTDREFEILGHAISNLSNAQIAEQVFVSVNTVKYHLKNIYDKLGVSNRKQALEYVVQTK, encoded by the coding sequence ATGCTAAGGAGTCGCTGGCATTGCTTAAGTCCAGGCCAGGGCAATGCCAATTCGTTGGCCAATAGGACTAAGCTTGTAGGAAGTTTGTTTTTGGAATTGGGTCAGCTCGATAGTGCTGGTTTTTATCTGGGAGAGGCTGCCAAAGAATATGAACGAGTAGGCGACCAATGGAGGCTGGCCAGTTGCTGGCTAGATCAAGCCGAATGGAGCATTAAAATGGAGCAATTGGGAGATGCTGAGGAGTATGCAGAGCAAGCGCATGAATTTTTTCTGAGAAACGACCATAGCGAATATTTCATATCGTCCAATAACATGCGGGCTAAGGTATATGGCGAGATGCACTTGGTTGGCAAAGCACTCAATATTTTGGTTGAAAATGAGATCAAATGCAAAGAATTGGGTTTGATCAAGAGTTTGAGGCAAAATTATTTACTACAGTCAGAATTGCTCGACAAGGCTGGAGAAAAAGACAGAGCCTCAGATATGAAGAATAAGTATCAGCTACTCAATGATTCGATACAGAAGCTAGACAACAATGAGCAACTCAATCGGCTAGCTCTACAGGTCAAGTTTGATAAACTAGAACAAGAAAATCAGATTTTGACCCAGCGATATGTGGCCAAATCAGCAGACCTGGAAAGTACGATATTCAAACTCAATGGACTTACAATAGGTGCTGTAATACTTCTCATGATATTGGGCATAGTGATCTATCTGGTTCGTAAAAAAATGAAGCACAAGTATGTGCAATTAGAAAAAGAAGTAGAAACGCTCCGCCAGCAGATCAAGCTACTCCTAGAGGGAGACACTTCTGGCGTGATCGTAGACTTACAAAAACTCAATGGATGCCTGACGACCCCGCTCACTGATCGAGAATTCGAAATCCTTGGCCACGCCATTAGCAACCTAAGTAATGCCCAAATTGCTGAGCAGGTTTTCGTATCTGTAAATACGGTGAAATATCACCTCAAAAATATTTATGATAAGCTAGGGGTTTCGAACCGTAAGCAAGCGCTGGAGTATGTAGTGCAGACTAAATAA
- a CDS encoding MBG domain-containing protein codes for MKLNEAIEAQGFDKLKHVWLHIDKVLLATLIFFLAMLGTLSAIAQPTIVSFSPANLSAHIARDVGTLTIEFDRNVYVGQLAESYDQFDLKLLFSSTPLQSFEVDDPSQVTVSGSTITLHNVQTLGYGESYYITTPRAGIVEDAEGNGLDAIVGNGVWRFTIQKSDLIVASTFPANGAQFVEADATTDFTITFNESVYTSPPYKYAYLQEIGGSVVDSWTLSLANDVTIDGNIVTLHRSSSSMELGKEYYIYTSADAFRDQESRYFEGIGNNETDFWHFTTKSEADPPQISSLDPAHEEEGVDPAQTVFTIRFNEGVSIDRAGYIELYLKTKSGATLVDQADPQDIVYNKGNYQIPFDGHGGLTAGGQYYISIGDNIFHDSQENYFAGTNIDNWSFLANRNPTSISLSNSSVVENQSAGAVVGTISAIDPDQGDNATVTLVSGTGSTHNASFQIVGSQLQTTEALDYEDGATRSIRVRATDNVGGTREQILTINVGDSDDTPPVLLTSDPDDGATGVDLSPTLIYTFNEDIALTDAVTSTFYLRKTSNNASVASWQAVDGSPLPAGMSIVGDQMIFEVNTVLEYNTEYYLSAPEISDLAGNDGNPFSNNSFTTRALSSETQVLAANIPGVVGDPVIDNENNTITATVQATSPSRIDIDLDLSPGATFSFSSNPQYYQNGVPFPMTVRAEANNFESWTITLNWESMSGTYTVGPNGDFEKLSNAFGQFGFASQAGDIVFVVEDGYDVAELLQPYNPDPTYSVLVRPESGATNINLRQEYGGAIRLGNSSNNIVFDGADPSTGNIAMQINVDGFNSSGIQLVSGTHNISFQNLRFNIVEGYGVEVIGTTTSLVADVNFMGCEFVASNTAADVTIYGLNIDTSNLDNIDVIGNKFYNVEGAPDPSRFVAISSNDYLSNVYNNSISIRGNITVGISRATNVLHNSIHLYGTGSETDSYHYAIGYGTNIQNNNVSIERTSGTGTTRRFVHYSNMQAEDAGNNVHILDDGVSVTRFALNAADETEMSSIASTTTFVDAEFTDASVADLSLSGGSYSDSDLRTSPVDGVDTDILGNSRSASWPSKGAYEVPNRASDFLTFSIPQQVSTPAVNSENHTVLVAVNAGTSLTNLVPTFTISPGASIDKVSGDEQDFTNPVSYFITDEQETAQQEWVVTVSEQNLPPTEITLSPSAINENEESGTIVGVLSGTDPNGDELVFTLVTGEGDDHNGSFLIDADSKELKSTAPFDFEQNEELYIRIQADDQNGETYEEALVVSIVDVDEIDPEVEGYGPASGDVDVALDSEFYIQYDEDVFANTGSYFLRTADGQLVEELAVDGSGVGVSRAVVTLTPSVNLKYNTSYYVETVPNVVADEAGNPAPAIPAGSWSFTTENPIASLSPADEADDVSPFADIELTIDRSVSLQTGGTFRMFKKSNDAQIGTDYSFNSATIDGNTVTYDIPMNLEPGVEIYINIIDGIEDSEGNSIDILGKDTWSFTPVKLDQTVTLNPITAKTFGEDDFTFTVATSTSGEAITYSSSVPGVAEVADNYVTIHSAGSTMIRATQAGNTYYNSAFAEQEFVVNKANQTLLFEGAEDMVYGDESQLLEAFAVPSGNEVSFEIVSGDAVTLDTETNEVTVVGTGEVTIRAASLESDNYYAPEAVERSFTVEKKMLTVTVEDQEKIYGEANPDLTIVYDGFVNGETRSVIETDPTASTEADETSRAGLYDISLAGGEDENYSFEFEDGFLRIYKKTLITQVEDATRTYGEANPGFVLSFEGFIEGETSSDLLGTLPTRYVDADESSEIGEYTITVSGGTDINYEFVPQNGILTITKAELNVNVLSAEKDYGEDNPTFEFEIDGFKNGESEAVLITQPQLSTMAIKSSDAGDYAITGSGAEAENYSFDYDHGTLTIHKVNLNVSVQDDTRVYGEANPEFVIAYDGFIEGDDASELDNPIEAYTEADVNSNVGTYDIELSAETDTNYNIFTTSGTLTINPAQQIIVVEDITDKVKNAAPFDVVASVNSDTELQYAVSDHATNSGKTITLTGTAGTVIVTVTAPASLNYLEDTEQITFEVNDKQAQQITFNVVDQTYGGEVVLSGTSDSSLPVSYEIVSGPLALNNGVLTFTGVGAASVRAIQVGDETYNEAVPKVANFSISKAPLTITATDKSMVFGESLPELTMSYSGFVNGEGASSITLPTVATAATGASDAGTYHIELAGGAADNYSMTLIDGVLTVEKATATISLAELIHEADGTAKLPTVATDPADLNVSVTYDGVAEAPTAAGSYEVVATINESNYQGSVTGTLVINEATVTGIATQQVEISVFPNPAAEWLQFSGLSSEAQLDMVDIEGSQVLTRLIYPGDKVDISQMQTGMYVLHISNNHITTTTKILIH; via the coding sequence ATGAAACTTAATGAAGCCATCGAAGCCCAAGGATTCGATAAATTAAAACACGTCTGGTTGCACATAGACAAAGTGCTGCTAGCCACTTTAATCTTTTTCTTAGCTATGCTGGGTACGCTATCAGCGATAGCTCAGCCTACTATCGTCAGTTTTTCACCAGCCAACCTCAGTGCTCATATTGCTCGCGATGTCGGCACACTGACTATAGAGTTCGATAGAAATGTATATGTTGGACAGCTTGCCGAAAGTTATGACCAGTTTGATCTTAAGCTGCTATTTAGTTCTACTCCACTACAGTCATTCGAAGTAGACGATCCTTCTCAAGTCACAGTGTCTGGCTCTACTATCACGCTCCACAATGTACAAACATTGGGCTATGGAGAATCTTACTATATCACAACTCCTCGTGCAGGTATAGTGGAGGATGCAGAAGGCAATGGCTTGGATGCTATCGTAGGCAACGGGGTTTGGAGATTCACCATTCAAAAATCAGACTTAATAGTTGCCTCTACATTTCCTGCTAATGGTGCCCAATTTGTCGAAGCTGACGCTACTACAGATTTCACCATTACTTTCAACGAGTCGGTTTATACTTCTCCTCCATACAAATACGCTTACCTACAAGAAATTGGAGGATCGGTTGTTGATTCATGGACACTTAGTTTAGCAAACGATGTCACTATAGATGGAAATATTGTAACTCTACACCGCTCGTCTAGCTCCATGGAGTTAGGAAAAGAATATTATATCTATACCTCTGCGGATGCTTTTCGAGACCAAGAGAGCAGATACTTTGAAGGTATTGGAAACAATGAGACGGACTTTTGGCATTTTACTACCAAATCGGAAGCGGATCCACCGCAAATCAGTAGCCTCGATCCTGCTCATGAAGAAGAGGGTGTAGACCCTGCCCAAACGGTATTTACCATTCGGTTCAACGAAGGGGTATCGATAGACCGTGCGGGTTATATCGAACTCTATCTCAAAACAAAGTCAGGGGCCACCTTAGTGGACCAAGCCGATCCACAAGACATTGTTTATAACAAAGGGAACTACCAAATCCCATTCGATGGGCATGGAGGGTTGACAGCGGGAGGACAATACTATATTAGTATCGGTGACAACATCTTCCATGATTCTCAAGAAAACTATTTTGCAGGGACTAATATTGACAACTGGAGTTTTCTCGCCAATAGAAATCCAACCAGTATTTCTTTGAGCAACAGTTCTGTGGTTGAAAATCAATCAGCAGGAGCAGTGGTTGGCACCATTTCAGCCATAGATCCAGATCAGGGCGACAATGCAACAGTCACATTAGTTAGTGGTACGGGATCTACGCACAATGCTTCATTTCAGATCGTAGGGAGTCAGCTTCAAACAACCGAAGCACTCGACTACGAAGATGGAGCTACTAGAAGTATTCGGGTTCGTGCTACGGATAATGTAGGAGGTACGCGCGAACAAATATTGACTATAAATGTGGGAGATTCGGATGATACACCTCCGGTGCTTCTGACCTCAGATCCCGACGATGGAGCGACCGGAGTCGATTTGTCACCTACACTGATCTATACTTTCAATGAAGATATTGCCTTAACAGATGCGGTCACTTCTACCTTCTACCTGAGAAAAACTTCCAATAACGCTTCAGTGGCTAGTTGGCAAGCTGTAGATGGATCGCCACTCCCTGCTGGTATGAGTATAGTAGGTGATCAGATGATATTTGAAGTAAATACGGTATTGGAATATAATACTGAATACTATTTGAGTGCTCCAGAAATTTCAGACTTAGCTGGCAATGATGGAAACCCTTTTAGCAATAATTCATTTACGACTCGCGCACTGTCCTCCGAAACTCAGGTTTTAGCAGCTAACATTCCGGGCGTAGTAGGAGATCCAGTAATTGACAACGAGAATAATACAATTACAGCAACCGTTCAGGCAACCAGTCCATCCAGAATTGATATTGATCTGGATCTTTCTCCTGGAGCCACTTTTAGTTTTTCATCCAATCCTCAATATTATCAAAACGGAGTGCCCTTTCCGATGACGGTTCGTGCTGAGGCTAACAATTTTGAATCGTGGACAATTACACTGAATTGGGAGAGTATGTCCGGCACATATACGGTAGGCCCAAATGGGGATTTTGAGAAATTAAGCAATGCCTTTGGTCAGTTTGGTTTTGCTAGTCAGGCAGGAGATATTGTTTTTGTTGTTGAGGATGGTTATGATGTAGCTGAATTGCTACAACCCTACAATCCTGACCCGACTTATAGTGTACTTGTTCGACCTGAATCTGGCGCCACCAATATAAACTTGAGACAGGAATATGGTGGAGCTATCAGATTAGGTAACTCTTCTAACAATATTGTTTTTGATGGTGCAGACCCTTCTACAGGGAATATTGCAATGCAGATCAATGTCGATGGGTTTAATTCTAGTGGGATTCAGCTCGTTAGTGGCACACACAATATCTCCTTTCAGAATCTTAGATTCAATATAGTGGAGGGCTATGGTGTGGAAGTTATAGGAACGACAACTAGCCTTGTTGCAGATGTCAATTTCATGGGGTGCGAATTTGTAGCATCCAATACAGCAGCTGATGTAACCATATATGGCCTAAACATCGATACATCTAATTTGGATAATATAGATGTGATCGGAAACAAGTTTTATAATGTGGAAGGTGCTCCTGACCCCTCAAGGTTTGTGGCTATATCATCAAACGATTACCTTTCTAACGTATATAATAATTCTATATCAATTCGAGGCAATATTACTGTCGGTATTAGTAGAGCAACCAATGTTTTGCACAATTCTATTCACCTGTATGGTACAGGGTCTGAAACGGATAGCTATCATTATGCCATAGGGTATGGCACTAACATCCAAAACAATAATGTTAGCATTGAAAGAACCTCTGGTACAGGCACGACCAGACGATTTGTACACTATTCCAACATGCAAGCAGAAGATGCTGGGAATAATGTACACATCCTCGATGATGGGGTGAGCGTAACGAGATTTGCCCTGAATGCGGCAGATGAGACAGAAATGTCGTCAATAGCTTCAACTACAACATTTGTAGATGCTGAATTTACAGATGCATCCGTTGCTGATTTGTCTTTGTCTGGTGGCTCCTATAGCGATAGCGATCTCAGAACTTCTCCCGTAGATGGAGTGGATACCGATATACTAGGTAATTCGAGAAGTGCATCTTGGCCCTCCAAAGGCGCCTACGAAGTACCGAATAGGGCTTCCGACTTCCTTACGTTCAGCATTCCTCAGCAAGTCAGCACACCTGCGGTCAATTCAGAAAATCATACCGTTTTGGTTGCGGTAAATGCAGGTACTTCATTGACTAACTTGGTGCCCACATTTACCATCTCTCCAGGTGCCAGTATCGACAAGGTAAGCGGCGACGAACAAGATTTCACCAACCCAGTTTCCTACTTCATCACCGATGAGCAAGAGACGGCTCAGCAAGAGTGGGTAGTAACTGTCTCAGAGCAAAACTTGCCGCCAACTGAAATTACACTTAGTCCTTCTGCAATCAATGAAAATGAAGAGTCAGGAACAATAGTAGGCGTATTAAGTGGTACCGACCCCAATGGCGACGAACTCGTATTCACTCTGGTGACAGGTGAGGGGGATGATCATAATGGTTCATTTTTGATCGATGCAGATTCGAAAGAATTGAAATCTACTGCACCTTTCGATTTTGAGCAAAACGAAGAATTGTACATCCGCATACAGGCCGATGACCAAAATGGGGAAACCTATGAGGAGGCCTTGGTTGTGTCGATAGTAGATGTGGATGAAATCGACCCGGAAGTGGAGGGTTACGGCCCAGCCAGTGGCGACGTAGATGTGGCATTAGATTCAGAATTCTACATTCAGTATGATGAAGACGTATTCGCCAATACAGGTTCATATTTTTTGCGTACCGCAGATGGTCAATTGGTAGAGGAATTAGCGGTTGACGGTTCAGGTGTGGGTGTTAGTCGCGCGGTTGTTACGCTTACACCTTCGGTGAATTTAAAATACAATACCTCCTATTATGTAGAGACCGTACCGAACGTAGTAGCAGATGAAGCTGGCAATCCTGCACCCGCTATTCCTGCAGGATCATGGTCATTCACCACTGAAAACCCAATTGCTTCCTTGAGCCCTGCAGATGAGGCAGATGATGTAAGTCCATTCGCAGATATCGAATTGACCATTGATCGATCCGTTTCACTTCAAACAGGGGGTACTTTCAGAATGTTCAAAAAATCAAATGACGCGCAAATTGGCACGGATTATAGCTTTAATAGTGCAACTATTGATGGCAATACGGTGACCTATGATATTCCGATGAACTTGGAACCAGGGGTAGAAATTTATATTAACATTATTGACGGAATTGAAGATTCAGAAGGTAATTCAATAGATATATTGGGTAAGGATACTTGGAGTTTCACGCCAGTGAAATTAGATCAAACCGTAACGCTGAACCCAATCACGGCAAAAACTTTTGGAGAGGATGACTTTACCTTTACAGTAGCCACTTCCACTTCAGGTGAAGCAATTACTTATTCGAGTTCAGTACCTGGTGTGGCAGAAGTAGCTGATAATTATGTAACGATCCATTCAGCCGGCAGCACTATGATCAGAGCCACCCAAGCAGGTAATACCTATTACAATTCTGCTTTTGCTGAACAAGAATTTGTGGTGAACAAAGCCAATCAGACCCTTTTGTTTGAAGGCGCTGAAGATATGGTTTATGGAGATGAATCTCAATTGCTCGAAGCATTTGCCGTACCTTCTGGCAATGAGGTGAGTTTTGAGATCGTTTCGGGCGATGCGGTCACTTTAGATACGGAAACCAATGAGGTCACAGTCGTAGGGACTGGAGAAGTGACTATCAGGGCTGCCAGTCTAGAAAGTGATAACTACTATGCACCTGAAGCTGTCGAAAGAAGTTTTACCGTAGAGAAAAAAATGCTTACCGTCACAGTTGAAGATCAAGAGAAAATTTATGGAGAAGCAAACCCTGATTTGACTATTGTCTATGATGGTTTTGTGAATGGTGAAACAAGAAGTGTGATTGAGACAGATCCTACGGCTAGTACAGAAGCGGATGAGACAAGCAGAGCAGGACTCTATGATATTAGTTTAGCAGGTGGCGAGGACGAAAATTATAGTTTTGAATTTGAGGATGGCTTTTTGAGAATTTACAAAAAGACATTAATTACTCAGGTGGAAGACGCTACTCGTACATACGGCGAAGCTAATCCTGGCTTTGTGTTGTCATTCGAAGGGTTCATCGAAGGAGAAACTTCAAGTGACTTGTTAGGAACACTTCCGACCAGATATGTGGATGCGGATGAATCGAGTGAGATAGGTGAATATACCATCACCGTGTCCGGAGGTACAGATATCAATTATGAATTTGTCCCACAAAATGGCATATTAACGATCACAAAAGCAGAACTTAATGTAAATGTACTATCTGCCGAGAAGGACTATGGAGAAGATAATCCAACATTTGAATTTGAAATTGATGGGTTTAAAAATGGAGAGTCCGAAGCGGTACTAATTACGCAACCCCAGTTGAGTACCATGGCTATCAAATCGAGCGACGCAGGCGATTACGCAATCACAGGAAGCGGAGCTGAAGCAGAAAACTACAGCTTCGATTATGACCATGGAACTTTGACCATTCATAAAGTTAATTTGAATGTCTCTGTGCAAGATGATACGCGTGTATATGGCGAAGCCAATCCGGAATTTGTGATAGCATATGATGGATTTATCGAAGGTGATGACGCCAGTGAATTGGATAACCCCATCGAGGCGTACACGGAGGCGGATGTAAATAGCAACGTTGGTACTTATGACATAGAGCTGTCCGCAGAAACGGATACGAACTATAATATTTTCACTACCTCCGGTACACTCACCATCAACCCTGCTCAGCAGATAATTGTTGTAGAAGACATTACCGACAAGGTGAAAAATGCAGCACCTTTTGATGTAGTGGCATCTGTCAATAGTGATACCGAGCTGCAATATGCGGTGAGTGATCACGCCACAAATTCCGGCAAAACCATTACGCTCACAGGCACAGCAGGTACAGTGATAGTGACTGTGACCGCACCTGCCAGCCTCAACTACCTTGAGGATACTGAACAGATCACTTTCGAGGTGAATGATAAACAAGCCCAACAGATTACTTTCAACGTCGTAGATCAGACTTACGGTGGAGAAGTAGTGTTGTCCGGTACTTCTGATAGCAGTTTGCCAGTGAGTTATGAAATTGTTTCAGGGCCATTGGCATTGAACAACGGAGTTTTGACCTTCACTGGAGTGGGAGCGGCGAGCGTGCGCGCCATACAAGTCGGAGATGAAACGTACAATGAGGCTGTGCCGAAAGTTGCAAATTTTTCGATCAGCAAAGCACCGCTTACGATCACCGCCACCGACAAGAGTATGGTATTTGGCGAAAGCCTACCTGAGCTGACCATGAGCTACAGTGGATTTGTAAACGGAGAAGGAGCCAGCAGCATTACTTTGCCTACTGTAGCTACTGCAGCTACAGGTGCTAGCGATGCGGGCACATATCACATTGAGTTGGCGGGAGGGGCTGCCGACAATTATTCAATGACCTTAATAGATGGAGTATTGACTGTTGAAAAAGCTACTGCTACGATTTCGTTGGCAGAGCTTATACATGAAGCAGACGGAACGGCTAAGTTACCTACAGTGGCCACAGATCCAGCTGATTTGAATGTGAGTGTCACTTACGATGGCGTAGCGGAGGCACCTACTGCGGCGGGTTCTTATGAAGTAGTAGCTACTATAAATGAAAGCAATTACCAAGGCAGTGTCACAGGTACACTTGTGATAAATGAGGCTACGGTGACAGGCATAGCCACCCAACAAGTTGAAATCTCTGTATTTCCGAATCCAGCGGCCGAATGGTTACAATTTTCTGGTTTGTCCTCGGAGGCTCAGTTGGATATGGTAGATATAGAAGGTAGTCAGGTACTGACCCGCCTTATCTATCCAGGAGACAAAGTTGATATTTCACAAATGCAAACTGGTATGTATGTACTTCATATCAGCAATAATCATATCACCACAACAACGAAGATCCTTATCCACTAA